In Clostridium sp., one DNA window encodes the following:
- a CDS encoding GerAB/ArcD/ProY family transporter, whose protein sequence is MIREGNIGLYETVCIVMIFLLDKIFYTSTAVIVYKFGTAAWYCTVMSCILSILFFLIICILMRKFPGHNIIEIFELVLGKFIGKITGIAFCIYFTFYTSANLREFVDMIKSYNLPRTPASLIIIIILILTAVIVCLGFETIGRLCAVVFLPVIFGIVIIFLMASPNYNMSNLAPYLGYGILNTLKGAVVRSSAYSEVVILFFIVNSIHGIDIVKRAGIISLVLAGTIFGLTTLCYLMTFTYGAGSENISGLFELSRVIYFSRFIERVESLFLVTWIVPTILNTAVGFYMAVSIYCQVFDIKNHIPPTVSFLILLFVGAVLPENFSQLLELELVFIREYSFILNYLIPVFVLIVSIVMKKGGRKSDVQKN, encoded by the coding sequence ATGATTAGGGAAGGCAATATAGGATTATATGAAACTGTATGTATTGTCATGATTTTTCTTTTGGATAAAATATTCTACACGAGTACGGCTGTAATAGTCTATAAGTTTGGTACAGCTGCATGGTACTGTACGGTTATGTCCTGTATTTTAAGTATTCTGTTTTTCCTGATCATATGTATTCTCATGAGAAAATTTCCCGGGCATAATATTATAGAAATATTTGAGCTGGTATTGGGAAAATTTATCGGGAAAATCACAGGAATTGCATTTTGTATATACTTTACTTTCTATACAAGTGCCAACTTGAGGGAGTTTGTAGACATGATAAAGAGCTATAACCTTCCGCGGACGCCAGCAAGTCTTATAATAATAATTATTCTGATTCTGACAGCTGTAATTGTATGTCTTGGATTTGAAACAATAGGAAGATTATGTGCAGTTGTATTTTTACCGGTAATATTTGGAATTGTAATTATATTCTTGATGGCTTCACCAAATTATAATATGAGCAATCTTGCACCCTATCTGGGATATGGAATATTGAATACATTAAAGGGCGCAGTGGTGAGAAGTTCTGCATACAGTGAAGTAGTAATATTGTTTTTTATTGTAAATTCCATACATGGAATTGATATTGTAAAAAGGGCGGGAATTATAAGTCTTGTCCTGGCTGGAACAATATTTGGGCTTACAACCCTATGTTATTTGATGACATTTACCTATGGTGCGGGGAGTGAAAACATATCGGGATTGTTTGAACTCAGCAGGGTAATTTATTTCAGCCGTTTTATTGAAAGGGTGGAATCCTTATTTCTTGTAACCTGGATTGTTCCAACTATACTGAATACAGCAGTAGGTTTTTACATGGCTGTTAGTATATATTGCCAGGTGTTTGATATAAAGAATCACATACCGCCTACAGTATCATTTCTCATTTTGCTCTTTGTAGGGGCTGTACTCCCTGAAAATTTCTCACAGCTTCTTGAGTTGGAACTTGTGTTTATAAGAGAGTACAGTTTTATATTGAATTATTTGATACCGGTATTTGTCCTAATAGTATCCATTGTCATGAAAAAGGGAGGTAGGAAGTCAGATGTACAGAAAAATTAG
- a CDS encoding Ger(x)C family spore germination protein — MYRKISIFTVLVFMTAFFLTGCYDSMEIDHKVYPILIGIDKGVNNKLFITFQYPGYGRGVQNAGPSQENSRGNVSSIEAPSIIEACDLLNTEVSREVTLQHVKAFVFSEDIAEQGIGEYIAAIQRYREIRSTVSIMVTRGKAEDFIKVNRSSIGPSISKMMELILSQSRNTSYFPEERFFEFYRNAISTYEQPIAAYAGVNDFHQVQDRGPGKGGSSVVPAKGFKAGDVPIKNTNGRQIAGTAVFDGDKMVGYLDTYETRYYLMVTGRFKSGIITVDDPRKKNHPIVTYVVMNKRPVVKAEFQNGKPVINVNLEIEADIESIHSRINYERINMVGDLNNYISQFILDGICNTIKKTQIKYNTDIFGFGHAVSKNFKTIQEWEDYNWLSHYKEAKINVNLDFKIRKMGTKIGSKEIWDSKGRTTK, encoded by the coding sequence ATGTACAGAAAAATTAGTATCTTTACAGTGCTTGTTTTTATGACGGCCTTTTTTTTGACAGGATGCTATGACTCCATGGAAATTGACCATAAAGTATATCCAATATTAATTGGAATAGACAAAGGAGTGAATAATAAACTATTTATAACTTTTCAGTACCCCGGCTATGGAAGGGGAGTGCAAAATGCTGGCCCCAGTCAGGAAAATTCAAGAGGAAATGTGAGTTCAATAGAGGCGCCCAGTATTATAGAAGCTTGTGATTTATTGAATACGGAGGTTTCAAGGGAGGTAACACTACAGCATGTCAAGGCCTTCGTGTTTTCAGAAGATATTGCGGAACAGGGAATAGGTGAATATATTGCCGCTATACAGAGGTACAGGGAGATAAGAAGCACTGTAAGCATAATGGTTACAAGGGGAAAAGCGGAAGATTTTATAAAAGTCAATAGATCCAGCATAGGGCCAAGTATTTCAAAAATGATGGAATTGATATTGTCCCAGTCCCGAAATACCAGCTATTTCCCGGAGGAAAGATTTTTTGAATTCTATAGAAATGCCATTTCAACTTATGAGCAGCCTATAGCAGCTTATGCAGGGGTAAATGATTTTCACCAGGTTCAGGATAGAGGACCCGGGAAAGGTGGTTCTTCAGTGGTACCAGCCAAGGGATTCAAGGCTGGAGATGTACCTATAAAAAATACAAATGGGAGGCAGATTGCGGGTACTGCAGTATTTGACGGTGACAAAATGGTAGGATATCTGGATACTTATGAAACAAGATATTACCTTATGGTAACAGGAAGATTCAAGTCAGGCATTATTACAGTTGATGATCCCAGAAAAAAAAATCATCCAATAGTAACATATGTTGTGATGAACAAGAGACCTGTAGTGAAGGCGGAATTTCAAAATGGTAAACCTGTAATAAATGTGAACTTGGAAATTGAAGCGGATATTGAGTCGATACACAGCAGAATCAACTATGAAAGAATCAATATGGTAGGAGACCTGAACAATTATATAAGTCAGTTTATTCTGGATGGAATCTGCAATACCATAAAGAAAACGCAGATAAAATACAATACGGATATATTTGGATTCGGCCATGCAGTCTCGAAAAATTTTAAAACCATACAGGAGTGGGAGGATTACAATTGGCTTAGTCACTATAAGGAAGCCAAAATAAATGTGAATCTCGACTTCAAAATCAGAAAGATGGGAACCAAGATAGGTTCCAAGGAGATCTGGGATTCGAAGGGAAGGACTACAAAGTGA